From Oceanipulchritudo coccoides, the proteins below share one genomic window:
- the glmS gene encoding glutamine--fructose-6-phosphate transaminase (isomerizing) — protein sequence MCGIVGYIGKQDAAPILLDGLRRLEYRGYDSAGISIRNAEGFKTTKRTGRVENLRKAVLGSDHGGDIGISHTRWATHGGVNDMNAHPHVSWNGKMTMVHNGVIENFAFIRRELEAKGIDFSSETDSEVLVNLIAFLYEAERDSNGTSDLEALMKSLRGALSQVEGTYGIVLLCSDLPDTMLGARKGSPLLIGVGNGENFLASDVTAFAGRTQNVVYLDDGQIATVARGDFSITTMDEVAISPIINTISWDIEDSEIGNYPHFMLKEIFEQPMAVENAMRGRFSQDNSTAQFGGLNIEPRELRQIDRILFLGCGTAWHACLVAEYLIEKYARIPVEVEYASEFRYRNAPLDKNTLVFTISQSGETIDTLEAQREAQRKGYRVLGINNVVGSTIARENDGGIYQHSGPEIGVASTKAFTSQCHIVAMLSLYFGRMRDMSFSEGTEIAKALKKAPGLIAQALNHAGEIESIAKKYAHHNDFLFLGRQLMFPISLEGALKLKEISYIHAEGYPAAEMKHGPIALVSPDCPTVAIALKGEIYKKSLANIQEIKARNGPVIAITDAGKEFPEGLADDVIHLPETHEINHATLMSIPMQLLSYYIAVERGCDVDKPRNLAKSVTVE from the coding sequence ATGTGTGGTATAGTAGGCTATATTGGCAAACAGGACGCGGCTCCCATCCTCCTCGATGGACTCCGCCGCCTTGAATATCGTGGCTATGATTCGGCCGGCATTTCCATTCGAAACGCCGAAGGATTCAAGACAACCAAACGCACCGGGCGGGTCGAAAATCTGCGCAAGGCAGTGCTAGGCTCGGATCATGGGGGCGACATCGGAATTTCCCATACCCGTTGGGCCACCCACGGTGGAGTCAACGACATGAATGCCCATCCACATGTCTCGTGGAATGGCAAAATGACGATGGTCCACAACGGGGTGATTGAGAATTTCGCCTTCATTCGCCGTGAGCTTGAGGCAAAGGGCATCGATTTCAGCAGCGAGACTGACTCTGAGGTGCTCGTGAACCTGATCGCTTTTCTCTACGAAGCTGAACGGGACTCAAACGGAACCAGTGATCTGGAAGCCCTCATGAAGTCGCTCCGCGGGGCCTTGTCGCAGGTTGAAGGAACCTACGGCATCGTCCTCCTATGTTCGGATCTTCCAGACACCATGCTCGGGGCACGCAAGGGAAGTCCCCTGCTCATCGGTGTCGGCAACGGGGAGAATTTCCTCGCCTCCGACGTGACCGCATTTGCCGGGCGCACACAGAACGTGGTCTATCTGGACGACGGCCAGATCGCCACCGTGGCCCGTGGAGACTTTTCCATCACGACGATGGATGAAGTCGCGATTTCCCCGATCATCAACACGATCAGCTGGGATATTGAAGACTCGGAGATCGGGAACTACCCGCACTTCATGCTCAAGGAAATCTTTGAGCAGCCAATGGCAGTAGAAAATGCCATGCGGGGCCGCTTTTCACAGGACAACAGTACAGCCCAGTTTGGCGGTTTGAATATTGAGCCGCGCGAGCTTCGCCAGATCGACCGTATCCTTTTCCTTGGATGTGGCACCGCGTGGCACGCCTGTCTGGTTGCTGAGTACCTCATTGAGAAGTACGCCCGCATCCCCGTCGAGGTGGAATACGCGAGCGAGTTTCGCTACCGCAATGCGCCGTTGGATAAAAACACCCTCGTCTTTACAATCAGCCAGAGCGGTGAGACGATCGATACACTCGAAGCACAGCGGGAGGCCCAGAGAAAAGGTTACCGCGTTCTGGGGATCAACAATGTCGTCGGCTCGACGATCGCCCGCGAAAATGATGGCGGGATTTATCAGCACAGCGGACCGGAAATCGGTGTGGCCTCGACGAAGGCCTTCACCTCGCAATGTCACATTGTCGCCATGCTCAGCCTCTACTTTGGCCGCATGCGTGACATGAGCTTTTCCGAGGGAACGGAAATCGCCAAGGCGCTGAAGAAGGCACCTGGCTTGATTGCCCAGGCACTCAACCATGCCGGGGAAATTGAGTCCATCGCCAAAAAGTATGCCCACCACAACGACTTCCTCTTCCTCGGACGACAACTGATGTTCCCCATTTCATTAGAGGGAGCACTGAAGCTAAAGGAGATCTCCTACATTCATGCCGAAGGTTATCCCGCCGCAGAAATGAAGCACGGCCCGATCGCCCTTGTCAGTCCGGATTGCCCGACCGTGGCAATCGCCTTGAAGGGGGAGATCTACAAGAAGTCCCTCGCCAATATTCAGGAAATCAAGGCCCGTAACGGACCAGTCATCGCGATCACTGATGCTGGCAAGGAATTCCCTGAAGGTCTCGCAGACGATGTCATCCATCTTCCGGAAACACACGAGATCAACCACGCCACCCTGATGTCGATCCCGATGCAGCTGCTTTCCTACTACATCGCGGTGGAGCGCGGGTGCGATGTCGACAAGCCACGCAACCTGGCCAAGAGCGTCACGGTCGAGTAA
- a CDS encoding glucose-1-phosphate adenylyltransferase gives MKSKVVCVIMGGGRGTRLHPLTSERCKPAVPLAGKYRLVDIPISNCLNSGLNQIFVLTQFNTASLHRHIQESYKFDPFGGGFVDILSAEQTQKGDTWYQGTADAVRQNLHHLDVADDDLVLILSGDQLYQMDFDALIEQHRRSEAAVTIAAKAMRTTEVLGLGLMRVQDDLSIQEFVEKPTDPKVIESLALSDAVTGQLAGEKGEKYVLANMGIYCFDMRVLRESLDNSYTDFGKEVIPHLLGKVNLMGFVFEGYWEDIGTVHSFFEANLSLTNHVPPFNFFDKNKGVYTRARFLPASKINGLDMKQGILAGGCIISNCSFDRVVVGVRSVVNKGTTFRNVVMMGADEFEDDEDRKANIDLQRPNVGVGENCHIENAIIDKGARIGNNVRLSPEGKPDMFEKGDVIVRDGVLLVVKNGVVPDGTVI, from the coding sequence ATGAAATCTAAAGTTGTATGTGTCATTATGGGCGGTGGTCGCGGCACCCGTCTACACCCTCTCACCTCTGAACGCTGCAAGCCGGCTGTGCCCCTTGCCGGCAAGTACCGGTTGGTAGATATCCCGATCAGCAATTGCCTGAATTCCGGCCTGAACCAGATTTTTGTGCTGACACAGTTCAACACGGCATCCTTGCACCGGCATATCCAGGAATCCTATAAATTTGACCCGTTCGGGGGTGGCTTTGTGGATATTCTCTCGGCTGAGCAGACCCAGAAAGGCGATACTTGGTATCAAGGAACTGCAGATGCGGTTCGCCAGAACCTGCACCATCTCGATGTCGCAGATGACGACCTGGTCTTGATCCTTTCCGGAGACCAACTTTACCAGATGGATTTTGACGCGCTCATTGAGCAGCATCGGCGCTCTGAAGCGGCTGTCACGATTGCCGCCAAAGCCATGCGGACGACGGAGGTTCTTGGACTGGGGCTGATGCGCGTGCAGGACGACCTTTCCATCCAGGAATTTGTCGAAAAGCCGACGGATCCGAAAGTCATTGAAAGTCTTGCCCTCAGCGATGCCGTGACGGGCCAGTTGGCTGGTGAAAAGGGCGAGAAGTACGTTCTGGCAAACATGGGAATCTACTGCTTTGACATGCGCGTCCTCCGGGAAAGCCTGGACAATTCCTACACGGACTTTGGCAAGGAAGTCATTCCCCATTTGTTGGGGAAGGTAAACCTGATGGGCTTTGTCTTTGAGGGATATTGGGAAGATATCGGGACGGTGCATTCCTTTTTTGAGGCCAATCTCAGCCTCACTAACCACGTGCCTCCCTTCAATTTCTTCGACAAGAACAAAGGAGTCTACACGCGTGCGCGGTTCCTCCCGGCCTCCAAGATCAATGGCTTGGATATGAAGCAGGGAATTCTGGCTGGCGGATGCATCATCAGCAATTGCAGCTTCGACCGGGTAGTCGTCGGCGTGCGCTCAGTCGTCAACAAGGGCACAACCTTCCGCAACGTTGTCATGATGGGGGCCGATGAGTTTGAGGATGATGAAGACCGCAAGGCGAACATTGACCTGCAGCGGCCAAACGTTGGCGTGGGTGAGAATTGCCACATTGAAAATGCCATTATCGACAAGGGGGCCCGCATTGGAAACAACGTCAGGCTAAGTCCCGAAGGGAAGCCTGACATGTTTGAAAAAGGGGATGTGATTGTCCGTGATGGCGTGCTTCTGGTTGTCAAGAATGGTGTGGTTCCCGACGGAACGGTTATCTAG
- the dinB gene encoding DNA polymerase IV gives MRKIIHIDMDCFYAAIECRDDPAVADKPVGVGGRSNRGVLTTCNYVARKFGCRSAMPVFKALELCPHLVIKPVRFDVYRRESRKIRAIFARYTDLIEPLSLDEAYLDVSHRKGYAYDLARTIREEIFRETRLTASAGIAPNKMLAKIASDWRKPNGQFAVLPEQVEAFMQDLPVRRIPGVGPRAEELFHQKGIDTCGQLQEIAINELEKWLGPSRAAELYGRCRGQDNRPVEPHRDRKSTSVERTYSQDIPTLDGCFQQLPVLLEELEGDLTRQKSPRPFNKIFVKLKFSNFQQTTRERAGISLDSEAFQELMEEAFERSPHAVRLIGVGVRFPEPDDGSQLELSFT, from the coding sequence ATGAGGAAGATTATCCACATCGACATGGACTGCTTTTACGCGGCCATTGAGTGCCGTGACGACCCGGCTGTGGCGGATAAGCCGGTCGGAGTTGGCGGGCGATCGAATCGCGGTGTCCTGACAACCTGCAATTATGTCGCCCGGAAGTTTGGTTGTCGTTCAGCGATGCCCGTCTTCAAGGCTCTGGAGCTTTGCCCGCACTTGGTCATTAAACCAGTCCGATTTGATGTTTACCGGCGTGAGTCACGCAAAATCCGGGCAATATTTGCGCGTTACACTGACCTGATCGAGCCGCTTTCACTTGATGAGGCCTATCTGGATGTCAGCCACCGGAAGGGCTACGCCTATGATCTGGCCCGGACAATCCGGGAGGAGATTTTCAGGGAAACAAGACTCACCGCCAGCGCGGGAATTGCGCCCAACAAAATGCTGGCCAAGATCGCCAGCGACTGGCGCAAGCCCAACGGGCAGTTTGCTGTGTTGCCTGAGCAGGTGGAGGCCTTCATGCAAGATCTTCCGGTGCGCCGGATTCCCGGTGTTGGACCACGCGCGGAGGAGCTATTCCATCAGAAGGGGATTGATACGTGCGGACAGCTACAGGAAATCGCCATCAATGAGTTGGAAAAGTGGCTGGGACCCAGTCGGGCCGCCGAGCTATATGGGCGCTGCCGGGGGCAGGACAACCGCCCAGTGGAGCCGCATCGGGATAGAAAGAGCACCAGTGTTGAGCGGACTTATTCGCAGGATATTCCAACGCTGGATGGCTGTTTTCAGCAACTTCCCGTCCTTTTAGAGGAACTTGAGGGGGATCTCACGCGGCAGAAGTCACCTCGCCCCTTCAACAAGATTTTTGTAAAGTTGAAGTTCTCAAATTTCCAACAAACCACTCGCGAACGGGCTGGCATATCTCTCGATTCGGAGGCCTTTCAGGAGTTGATGGAAGAGGCCTTTGAAAGGAGCCCGCATGCCGTCCGGCTGATTGGGGTCGGGGTTCGTTTTCCCGAGCCGGATGATGGCAGCCAGCTGGAGCTCTCCTTCACCTGA